The genomic segment GAGATAATAGCCGACCAGCCCTGGGGCTACCGTCGCCGGGCGCGTTTGAGCCTAAACTATGACCCCAAAACCGCGCGGCTGGAGATGGGTTTTCGTAAAGCCAGTTCCAGCGAAATTGTCGATATCACGCACTGCCCCATTCTGGTGCCTCAGCTTGAGGCGTTGCTCCCGGATGTCCGCCGTTGCCTTTCCGGGCTGGAGGGCATCCGCCATTCTGGACACGTCGAACTGGTGCTGGCAAATAATGGTCCACTGATGGTGTTGCGCCATACCGCGGCGCTGTCGAAAAAAGACCGTGAAAAACTGGAACGCTTTTCGCATTCTCACGCGCTGGCGCTTTTCCTCGCCCCCCAAAGCGAGATACTTGAGCAGCTTAACGGAGAAGCCCCATGGTATGCGTCAAACGGGCTACGCTTAACGTTCAGTCCGCGTGATTTCATTCAGGTAAACGATGGCGTCAATCAACAGATGATTGAAAAAGCATTGACGTGGCTGGATGTAAAAAAGAGTGACCGGGTGCTGGATTTGTTCTGCGGTATGGGCAATTTCACGCTGCCACTGGCCCAGAAAGCGGCAAGCGTGGTTGGCGTGGAAGGCGTCGAGGCGCTGGTGAGCAAAGGGCAGGAGAATGCGAAACAGAACGGCTTGCAAAATGTGACATTCTTTCATCAAAATCTTGAGCAAGATGTTACTCAACAGCCATGGGCGAAACAGGGGTTTGATAAAATTCTGCTCGATCCTGCGCGTGCGGGTGCTCCTGGCGTAATGCAGCATATTATTAAACTCTCGCCGAAGCGCGTGGTCTATGTTTCCTGTAACCCGGCAACGCTTGCCAGGGATAGCGTTGCATTACTTAGCGCGGGTTACCAAATTCAGCGTCTGGCAATGCTTGACATGTTCCCGCACACTGGGCATCTGGAATCGATGGTGGTGTTTGAACACATCTAATATGTTTGGCTTGTCGACTTCGACAGGCCCTGGTCCCTAAAGGAGAGGACAATGGTTGCGGTAAGAAGTGCACATCTCAATAAAGCTGGTGAATTTGACCCGCAGAAATGGATCGTAAGTCTGGGAATTTCCAGCCAGCAGTCGTGTGAACGCTTAACCGAAACCTGGGGCTATTGTCTGCGCACTACGCAGGGGCATCCGGATGCTGAGCTGCTGCTGTGGCGCGGCATCGAAATGGTCGAAATTTTATCCATGCTGAACATGGATATCGAAACGCTGCAAGCGGCGCTTTTATTCCCGCTCGCCGATGCCGACGTGGTGTCGGAAGAGGTGCTACGTGAAAGCGTAGGTAACCCCGTGGTGGCGCTTATCCACGGCGTGCGCGATATGGCTGCTATCCGTCAACTGAAAGCCGCGCAAACGGATTCAGTCTCCTCTGAACAAGTCGATAACGTTCGTCGGATGCTGCTGGCGATGGTAGATGATTTCCGCTGTGTGGTCATCAAGCTGGCTGAGCGCGTTGCGCACCTGCGCGAAGTCAAAGATGCGCCCGAAGACGAGCGCGTGCTGGCCGCCAAAGAGTGTACAAATATCTATGCGCCGCTGGCCAACCGCTTAGGCATTGGTCAGTTGAAATGGGAGCTGGAAGATTACTGCTTCCGCTACCTGCATCCTGCGGAATACAAGCGTATTGCCAAACTGTTGCATGAACGCCGTATCGATCGCGAGCACTATATTGATGAGTTTGTCGGCGGTTTGCGCCAGTCGATGAAAGAAGAGAACGTGCGCGCCGAAGTGTATGGCCGACCAAAACATATCTACAGCATCTGGCGCAAAATGCAGAAGAAACATCTCGCCTTCGACGAGCTGTTCGATGTGCGCGCCGTTCGTATTGTGGCCGAACGTCTGCAGGACTGCTACGCCGCTCTGGGAATAGTGCACACCCACTTCCGGCACCTGCCAGATGAATTCGATGACTATGTGGCGAACCCGAAACCTAACGGTTACCAGTCCATACATACGGTGGTGCTGGGGCCCGGCGGCAAAACGGTTGAAATTCAAATCCGTACCAAACAGATGCACGAAGATGCCGAGCTCGGCGTAGCCGCCCACTGGAAATACAAAGAAGGCACTTCAGGAGGCACGCGCTCAGGCCATGAAGACCGCATTGCCTGGCTGCGTAAGCTGATTGCTTGGCAGGAAGAGATGGCCGATTCCGGCGAAATGCTCGACGAAGTGCGCAGCCAGGTCTTCGACGACCGCGTCTATGTCTTCACTCCGAAAGGCGACGTTGTCGACCTGCCCGCAGGGTCAACGCCGCTCGACTTTGCCTACCACATCCACAGTGATGTCGGGCACCGCTGCATTGGCGCGAAGATTGGCGGGCGAATTGTTCCGTTCACCTATCAGTTGCAGATGGGAGACCAGATTGAAATCATCACTCAGAAACAGCCAAACCCAAGCCGCGACTGGCTTAACCCAAACCTGGGATACGTCACGACCAGCCGTGGACGCTCAAAAATTCACGCCTGGTTCCGTAAGCAGGATCGTGACAAGAACATCCTTGCAGGTCGGCAGATCCTGGATGACGAGCTGGAGCATATCGGCATCAATCTGAAAGAAGCAGAAAAATTCCTGCTGCCGCGTTACAACTTTAACGAGCTTGACGAGCTGTTAGCGGCCATTGGCGGAGGGGATATCCGCCTGAATCAGATGGTGAATTTCCTTCAGGCGCAGTTTAACAAGCCAAGTGCGGCAGAGCAGGACGCGGCAGCGCTGAAGCAGTTACAGCAGAAGACCTATGCGCCACAGCAGCGCAGCAAGGACAATGGTCGCGTGGTCGTCGAAGGCGTAGGCAACCTGATGCACCACATTGCCCGTTGCTGCCAGCCGATTCCGGGTGACGATATTGTCGGTTTTATTACTCAGGGGCGGGGCATCTCGATTCACCGCTCTGACTGCGACCAGCTTGCGGAACTGCAATCCCATGCGCCGGAACGCATGGTCGATGCGGTCTGGGGTGAGAGCTACTCTGCAGGGTATTCGCTGGTGGTGCGCGTGACGGCTAACGATCGCAGCGGTCTGCTGCGCGACATTACGACCATTCTTGCCAACGAGAAGGTCAACGTGCTTGGCGTGGCCAGCCGCAGCGATACCCGCGAGCAGCTCGCCACAATTGATATGACCATCGAAATCTACAACCTGCAGGTGCTGGGTCGCGTGCTTGGCAAACTCAACCAGGTGCCGGATGTGATTGACGCGCGTCGCCTGCACGGCGGTTAACGTCACTCACTTTGATCGGCCGGGTATGGCTTTGCCGCCACCCGGCTTGTTTTTTTAACGGATAAGATAATGACTCAAATCGACCGCCTGCTCGGCATCATGAAACGTCTGCGTGACCCGGAAAATGGCTGCCCGTGGGACAAAGAGCAGACTTTCTCGACCATCGCCCCGTACACTCTTGAAGAGACCTATGAGGTGCTGGACGCCATCTCACGCGAGGATTTCGACGACCTGCGCGGTGAGCTGGGCGACCTGCTTTTCCAGGTCGTATTCTATGCGCAGATGGCGCAGGAAGAAGGGCGCTTTAATTTTGAGGATATCTGCGCTGTCGTCAGCGACAAGCTGGAGCGTCGCCATCCGCACATCTTTGGCGAGGCTAGCGCGGGAAACAGTAACGAAGTCTTAACCCGCTGGGAGCAGATTAAAAGCGCCGAGCGAGCCGAGAAATCACAGTACTCTGCCCTGGATGACATTCCGCAAAACCTGCCTGCGCTCATGCGCGCACATAAAATCCAGAAACGCTGCGCTACCGTGGGTTTTGACTGGACTTCGCTTGGCCCGGTGCTGGACAAAGTGCATGAAGAGATCGACGAAGTGATGCATGAAGCGCAACAGGCCGTTGTCGATGAAGCGAAGCTGGAAGAGGAGATGGGTGATCTGCTGTTCGCTACCGTCAATCTTTCGCGCCACTTAGGGGTCAAAGCGGAAACCGCATTGCAAAAAGCCAACATAAAATTTGAACGCCGTTTTCGCGAAGTTGAGCGTATCGTTGCCTCGCGTGGCCTGCAAATGACCGGTATAGACCTCGATGCAATGGAAGAGGTCTGGCAGGAAGTAAAACGCCAGGAAACTGATCTCTAACGGAATTTTGCGATCAAGCGCCATTTGTGTGATTTTTTAAATGACAAGCGCTTGATTTGCGTCAAAAACATTTGCACAAAAGAGGCTATTTTCTCACTCCTTATGTTTGTCATTGCCTGGAAAGGGGACGGAGAATGAAAGTTTGTGGCGCTCGTCGTGTTCGGGTATACTACTTTCCCGTCCTGGTTATTCCATCGTTTCACCCTAACTTCTCAGGTTCAGCATGACAACGAACTATATTTTTGTGACCGGCGGGGTCGTATCCTCTCTGGGTAAAGGCATTGCCGCAGCCTCCCTCGCAGCCATACTTGAAGCCCGTGGCCTCAATGTGACCATGATGAAACTGGATCCGTACATCAACGTTGATCCGGGCACCATGAGCCCAATCCAACACGGGGAAGTGTTCGTTACTGAAGACGGCGCTGAAACCGATCTGGATCTTGGCCACTACGAGCGTTTCATTCGTACCAAAATGACCCGTCGCAATAACTTCACGACAGGCCGTATTTACTCCGACGTTTTGCGTAAAGAGCGCCGTGGTGACTATCTCGGCGCAACCGTTCAGGTTATCCCACACATCACTAACGCGATCAAAGAACGCATCATTGCGGGTGGCGAAGGCCATGACGTGGTGTTAGTCGAAATTGGCGGTACCGTAGGTGATATCGAATCCCTGCCGTTCCTGGAAGCGATTCGTCAGTTGGCGGTTGATATTGGTCGTGAACACGCGTTGTTCATGCACCTCACGCTGGTGCCTTACATGGCGGCGGCAGGTGAAGTGAAAACCAAGCCTACGCAGCACTCCGTTAAAGAGCTGCTCTCTATCGGTATCCAGCCTGATATCCTGGTCTGTCGTTCCGATCGCGCCGTTCCGGCCAATGAACGTGCGAAGATTGCATTGTTCTGTAACGTGCCTGAAAAAGCCGTTATTTCAATGAAAGACGTCGATTCAATTTATAAAATCCCGGGCCTGTTGAAATCACAGGGCCTGGACGATTATATTTGTAAACGATTCAGCCTGAACTGTCCGGATGCTAACCTGTCTGAATGGGAACAGGTTATCTATGAAGAAGCGAATCCGGCTGGTGAAGTGACTATCGGTATGGTCGGCAAATACATTGAACTGCCGGATGCCTATAAGTCGGTGATCGAAGCGCTGAAGCATGGTGGTCTGAAGAATCGCGTCTCCGTGAACATCAAGCTGATTGATTCGCAGGATGTTGAAACGCGCGGCGTAGAAATTTTGAAAGATCTTGATGCTATCCTTATCCCTGGCGGCTTCGGCTACCGTGGTGTAGAAGGCAAGATCGCTACCGCACGCTATGCGCGTGAGAACAATATACCCTACCTCGGCATCTGTCTGGGTATGCAGGTTGCGCTGATCGAATTCGCGCGCAACGTAGCGGGAATGGAAAACGCGAACTCTACGGAATTTGTGCCAGACTGTAAGTACCCTGTAGTGGCGCTTATTACGGAATGGCGCGACGAAGAAGGTAACGTCGAAGTCCGTAGTGAGAAGAGCGATTTGGGTGGCACCATGCGTCTTGGCGCGCAGGCGTGCCAGCTCTCTGACGATAGCGTGGTTCGCAAACTGTATGGCGAGCCAACCATCACTGAACGCCATCGTCACCGCTATGAAGTCAACAACATGTTGTTGAAACCTATTGAAGCTGCGGGTCTGCGTATTGCAGGCCGTTCCGGGGATGATCAGTTAGTCGAGATCATCGAGGTTCCTAACCATCCGTGGTTCGTCGCCTGCCAATTCCACCCGGAATTTACTTCAACGCCGCGTGACGGGCATCCGCTGTTTGCCGGCTTTGTGAAGGCCGCCAGCGATTACCAGAAGCGTCAGGCGAAGTAAAAAAGTTAGAACGGCAACGCGTACCCTGGGTACGCGTTGTTTGTCTGGAGTTTTAGTTTAA from the unidentified bacterial endosymbiont genome contains:
- the rlmD gene encoding 23S rRNA (uracil(1939)-C(5))-methyltransferase RlmD → MAQFYSAKRRVTTRQIITIEATDLDSFGQGVAHHNGKTVFIPGLLPEERAEITLTEDKRQYARGQVKRRLSDSPERVAPRCPHFGACGGCQQQHASVVLQQKSKSRALSRLLKHDVNEIIADQPWGYRRRARLSLNYDPKTARLEMGFRKASSSEIVDITHCPILVPQLEALLPDVRRCLSGLEGIRHSGHVELVLANNGPLMVLRHTAALSKKDREKLERFSHSHALALFLAPQSEILEQLNGEAPWYASNGLRLTFSPRDFIQVNDGVNQQMIEKALTWLDVKKSDRVLDLFCGMGNFTLPLAQKAASVVGVEGVEALVSKGQENAKQNGLQNVTFFHQNLEQDVTQQPWAKQGFDKILLDPARAGAPGVMQHIIKLSPKRVVYVSCNPATLARDSVALLSAGYQIQRLAMLDMFPHTGHLESMVVFEHI
- the relA gene encoding GTP diphosphokinase, which translates into the protein MVAVRSAHLNKAGEFDPQKWIVSLGISSQQSCERLTETWGYCLRTTQGHPDAELLLWRGIEMVEILSMLNMDIETLQAALLFPLADADVVSEEVLRESVGNPVVALIHGVRDMAAIRQLKAAQTDSVSSEQVDNVRRMLLAMVDDFRCVVIKLAERVAHLREVKDAPEDERVLAAKECTNIYAPLANRLGIGQLKWELEDYCFRYLHPAEYKRIAKLLHERRIDREHYIDEFVGGLRQSMKEENVRAEVYGRPKHIYSIWRKMQKKHLAFDELFDVRAVRIVAERLQDCYAALGIVHTHFRHLPDEFDDYVANPKPNGYQSIHTVVLGPGGKTVEIQIRTKQMHEDAELGVAAHWKYKEGTSGGTRSGHEDRIAWLRKLIAWQEEMADSGEMLDEVRSQVFDDRVYVFTPKGDVVDLPAGSTPLDFAYHIHSDVGHRCIGAKIGGRIVPFTYQLQMGDQIEIITQKQPNPSRDWLNPNLGYVTTSRGRSKIHAWFRKQDRDKNILAGRQILDDELEHIGINLKEAEKFLLPRYNFNELDELLAAIGGGDIRLNQMVNFLQAQFNKPSAAEQDAAALKQLQQKTYAPQQRSKDNGRVVVEGVGNLMHHIARCCQPIPGDDIVGFITQGRGISIHRSDCDQLAELQSHAPERMVDAVWGESYSAGYSLVVRVTANDRSGLLRDITTILANEKVNVLGVASRSDTREQLATIDMTIEIYNLQVLGRVLGKLNQVPDVIDARRLHGG
- the mazG gene encoding nucleoside triphosphate pyrophosphohydrolase; this encodes MTQIDRLLGIMKRLRDPENGCPWDKEQTFSTIAPYTLEETYEVLDAISREDFDDLRGELGDLLFQVVFYAQMAQEEGRFNFEDICAVVSDKLERRHPHIFGEASAGNSNEVLTRWEQIKSAERAEKSQYSALDDIPQNLPALMRAHKIQKRCATVGFDWTSLGPVLDKVHEEIDEVMHEAQQAVVDEAKLEEEMGDLLFATVNLSRHLGVKAETALQKANIKFERRFREVERIVASRGLQMTGIDLDAMEEVWQEVKRQETDL
- the pyrG gene encoding glutamine hydrolyzing CTP synthase — protein: MTTNYIFVTGGVVSSLGKGIAAASLAAILEARGLNVTMMKLDPYINVDPGTMSPIQHGEVFVTEDGAETDLDLGHYERFIRTKMTRRNNFTTGRIYSDVLRKERRGDYLGATVQVIPHITNAIKERIIAGGEGHDVVLVEIGGTVGDIESLPFLEAIRQLAVDIGREHALFMHLTLVPYMAAAGEVKTKPTQHSVKELLSIGIQPDILVCRSDRAVPANERAKIALFCNVPEKAVISMKDVDSIYKIPGLLKSQGLDDYICKRFSLNCPDANLSEWEQVIYEEANPAGEVTIGMVGKYIELPDAYKSVIEALKHGGLKNRVSVNIKLIDSQDVETRGVEILKDLDAILIPGGFGYRGVEGKIATARYARENNIPYLGICLGMQVALIEFARNVAGMENANSTEFVPDCKYPVVALITEWRDEEGNVEVRSEKSDLGGTMRLGAQACQLSDDSVVRKLYGEPTITERHRHRYEVNNMLLKPIEAAGLRIAGRSGDDQLVEIIEVPNHPWFVACQFHPEFTSTPRDGHPLFAGFVKAASDYQKRQAK